TCCTTACGTGGACTGCCAGCCGAGGCCGTATACGGAATGAGTTCGGCCTTCTACTATCTTTTCGCAGCGATTGTCTTCCTGATCCCGACATCGCTCGTTGCAGCCGAACTGGCGGCAATGTTTCAGGATAAACAGGGTGGTGTATTCCGGTGGGTAGGCGAAGCCTACGGCAAAAAGTTGGGATTCCTCGCTATCTGGGTGCAATGGATTGAAAGTACAATCTGGTATCCGACAGTATTGACATTCGGCGCCGTATCCATTGCCTTCATCGGAATGAATGACGTACACGATATGTCACTGGCAAACAACAAGTATTATACGCTTATCGTAGTGCTTGTCATTTACTGGCTGGCTACTTTCATTTCATTGAAAGGTATGAGCTGGGTCGGTAAGGTTGCCAAAATCGGTGGTATGGTAGGTACAATTATCCCGGCTGCTCTGCTGATTATCCTAGGAATCATTTACCTGGCAACCGGAGGACAGTCCAATATGGATTTCCATAGTAGCTTCTTCCCCGACTTCACAAACTTCGACAATGTCGTTCTCGCTGCTAGTATCTTCTTGTTTTATGCCGGTATGGAAATGGGTGGTATCCACGTAAAAGACGTGGAAAATCCTTCCAAAAACTATCCGAAAGCCGTATTTATCGGTGCACTTATCACAGTTCTCATCTTCGTTTTGGGTACGTTTGCACTAGGTGTTATCATTCCTGCCAAAGACATCAACCTTACCCAAAGTTTGCTTGTTGGCTTTGACAACTACTTTAAATACATCCACGCTTCCTGGTTATCACCGATCATTGCTATTGCTCTGGCATTCGGAGTATTAGCCGGTGTATTGACATGGGTTGCCGGTCCATCAAAAGGTATATTTGCTGTAGGTAAGGCCGGTTATATGCCTCCGTTCTTCCAGAAGACAAACAAACTGGGTGTACAAAAAAATATCCTGTTCGTGCAAGGTCTTGCTGTAACAGTACTGAGCTTACTGTTCGTCGTTATGCCTTCTGTACAGAGTTTTTATCAGATTTTGTCACAGCTGACAGTTATTCTTTACCTTATTATGTACCTATTGATGTTCTCTGGAGCTATCGCATTGCGGTATAAGATGAAGAAACTGAACCGTCCGTTCCGTATCGGTAAGTCCGGTAACGGTTTGATGTGGTTCGTCGGTGGTCTTGGTTTCTGTGGTTCGTTACTTGCCTTCATCCTCAGCTTTATCCCGCCTAGCCAGATTTCAACCGGTAGCAATACCGTTTGGTTCTCTGTATTGATTATCGGTGCAATCATCGTAGTTGTTGCCCCGTTCATCATCTATGCGTCCAAGAAACCGTCTTGGGTAGATCCGAATTCCAATTTCGAACCTTTCCACTGGGAAGTACAGGCTCAACCTGCTACTGCAAGTCCGAGTGTTACCAAGCCAAGCACAACCGCTTCCGGTCCGAGTTCATCAAACAGCTCTGCTCCTTCGAGCGGAAGTTCTGCATCA
The nucleotide sequence above comes from Bacteroides caccae. Encoded proteins:
- the gadC gene encoding putative glutamine/gamma-aminobutyrate antiporter GadC; translated protein: MANIKNAVKLGVFTLAIMNVTAVVSLRGLPAEAVYGMSSAFYYLFAAIVFLIPTSLVAAELAAMFQDKQGGVFRWVGEAYGKKLGFLAIWVQWIESTIWYPTVLTFGAVSIAFIGMNDVHDMSLANNKYYTLIVVLVIYWLATFISLKGMSWVGKVAKIGGMVGTIIPAALLIILGIIYLATGGQSNMDFHSSFFPDFTNFDNVVLAASIFLFYAGMEMGGIHVKDVENPSKNYPKAVFIGALITVLIFVLGTFALGVIIPAKDINLTQSLLVGFDNYFKYIHASWLSPIIAIALAFGVLAGVLTWVAGPSKGIFAVGKAGYMPPFFQKTNKLGVQKNILFVQGLAVTVLSLLFVVMPSVQSFYQILSQLTVILYLIMYLLMFSGAIALRYKMKKLNRPFRIGKSGNGLMWFVGGLGFCGSLLAFILSFIPPSQISTGSNTVWFSVLIIGAIIVVVAPFIIYASKKPSWVDPNSNFEPFHWEVQAQPATASPSVTKPSTTASGPSSSNSSAPSSGSSASTSTSLGSGDKDKDTPKS